The DNA window GGGGGCAAACCGGCCCGCCGCGACGGCCTCGGCATCGGCGAGCGCGATGACGCCGTCGACGGTGATCTTCGAGCGGATATCGGGCCAGTCGAACGCCTTGAGCAGAGGTTTGGGCAGGGCGAGGCCACTGGTTTCGATCAGGATGTGATCGGGGCGCGGGTCGAGCGCCATCAATGCCTCGATCGTCGGGATGAAATCGTCGGCCACGGTACAGCAGATGCAACCATTGGCCAGTTCCATGATGTTTTCCGCCGGGCAATCGGGGATGGCGCAGCTTTTCAGGATGTCGCCATCGACGCCGACATCGCCGAATTCGTTGACCACCACAGCCAGACGGCGGCCGCCGGGGTTCTGCATCAGGTGGCGCACCAGCGTCGTCTTGCCGGAGCCCAGAAAGCCCGTGATGACAGTGACGGGAAGTTTTGCAAGATCGGTCATTGGTCAGCCTTTGCAGTCAGGGGTGGGATGCGCGCAACGCAGTTGCGCTTGAAGTGTTCGGGGCGCTGGCGCCATGGGATCAGCCCGTCCTCGGTCTGTTGATAGAGGACCGCGCCTTCAAGCAGCATGTCGGGATGCGACGTTTCGTCGAGATTTCCGTACAAATAGGTCCAGCGTTCGCCGCCGCGCATGGCGGCGGTGCAGCCGGAGTCGCAATTTTGCAGGCATTCGACGGGAGTCACGGTGACGCCATCGGGCAGCGCACGCGCCGTGACCTCCTCATAGAGGCGCTGGCCGGGACGGCGCTCGTCCTCGGGGATTTCCTGCCCCTTGCGGCACTTGATGCAGATCAGCAGCTCGATGGGCGTGCTCATGTGTCCTCCACTATCGGGGGTGCGCACGGGGGTGGCGGGTGGCCACCCATCCGAGCCCGGCACACCCCGTCCGGTCCGTCTTTTCCTTCTTGTTGGCAGGTCTCCCGGCTTGCGGTTTCGGGCCCATCGGCCCACGGTTTCCGGCCTTCCCGGCATTGCGCCAGTGGCGGTGGAAACCTTCCCGGTTCACGGTCGCGGGGGCGGCTGTGCCTGGCGCGATGCGCTGCACATTCCCTTTTCACCTGTTTACACAGGCACCAACACGGTGCGACATGCTGTGAAAACCCACCTTGTGTCAAGGAGACGTCCCATGTCCGACCCGTCCGAAGCGGAAAAGACTGCCCGCCACAACGAGAAGATGAAGAAGATAAAGGCCGCGCGCGACCGCATGATGGAGGACAAGACCGAGGAGAAAGGCCTGATCATGGTCCATACCGGACCGGGCAAAGGCAAATCGTCCTCGGGGTTCGGGATGATTCTGCGCTGTATCGCGCACGGGATGCCCTGCGCAGTGGTGCAGTTTATCAAGGGCAACTGGGTGACCGGCGAGGCCGAGATGCTGCGCAACCGGTTCGCGGAAGAATGCCGGTTCTTCATTTCGGGTGAAGGGTTTACCTGGGAGACGCAGGACCGGGAGCGCGACATCGCCGCCGCGCAGAACGGCTGGAACATCGCGAAAGAGCAGATTCGCGACCCTGAGATGAAGTTCGTGCTGCTGGACGAGATCAACATCGCGCTGCGCTATGACTATATCGACATCGACGAGGTCGTGGATTTCCTGTTGCACGAAAAACCTGCGATGACGCATGTGTGCCTGACGGGGCGCAACGCGAAACCCGAACTGATCGAGGCCGCCGACCTTGTAACCGAGATGAGCCTGGTGAAGCATCCGTTCCGGGACGGGATCAAGGCCCAGAAGGGTGTCGAGTTCTGATGTGCCGTGTCCTTGTCGTCGGGACGAAGCGCCCGGCGATGATACCGGGTGAAAGGAGCCGTCCATGCCCGCGATAATGATCCAGGGCACGGGATCGAACGTTGGCAAGTCGATGCTGGTGGCGGGCCTGTGCCGGGCAGCGCGGCAGCGGGGCTTGAGCGTGGCCCCGTTCAAGCCGCAGAACATGTCGAACAATGCCGCGGTGACGGCGAACGGTGGCGAAATTGGCCGTGCGCAGGCGTTGCAGGCGATGGCCTGCGGGGTGGCGCTGCACACCGATATGAACCCGGTTCTGCTGAAGCCGGAAACGGATGTTGGCGCCCAGGTGATCGTGCAGGGCAAGCGTCTGACCACGGCCAAGGCGTCGGAGTATTCCGGGCTGAAGCCGACGCTTCTGGCAGCGGTGCAGGACAGTTTTGCCCGTTTGCGGGCCCGGCATGACCTTGTGATCGTCGAGGGCGCAGGCTCGCCGGCCGAGATCAACCTGCGCAAGGGCGACATTGCGAACATGGGCTTTGCCGCGGCAGCGGATGTGCCAGTGGTTCTGTGTGGCGATATCGACCGCGGCGGCGTCATCGCGCAGATCATAGGCACGCAGGCGGTCCTGCCAGAGGCGGATGCGGCGCGTATCGGTGGCTTTCTCATCAACAAGTTCCGCGGTGATCCGGCGCTGTTCGAAGATGGATACCGGGAGATCGAGGCGCGCACCGGCTGGCGCGGCTATGGCGTGGCGCCGTGGTTTCCCGAGGCGTGGCGGTTGCCGGCGGAGGACGCGCTGGACATCGCCGACAGCCCGGTTCAGGGCGCGTTTCACATCGTCTGCCTGCAATTGTCGCGGATCGCGAATTTCGATGATCTCGACCCGTTGACGCAGGAGTCGGGCGTGCGGGTCACGATGCTGCAACAGGGGCAGGTGCTGCCAGTGGATGCGGATCTGGTTATCATTCCCGGTTCGAAATCGACGCGCGGCGACCTCGACTTCCTGCGCCGGCAGGGATGGGACATCGACCTTTTGGCGCATCACCGTCGCGGCGGCAGGGTGCTGGGCATTTGCGGCGGCTACCAGATGCTGGGGCGAACTGTCTCGGACCCGGCGGGGATCGAGGGGCCGCCGGGGGATACGCCGGGGCTTGGACTGCTGGACATCGAAACGGTCATGGGGGGCGACAAGAGCCTGGCCCAGGTCGAAGCGCACCACGTGGGACTGGACCTGCCGTTTGCCGGGTACGAGATCCATATCGGTCGCAGCGACGGCCCGGACCGCGCGCGGCCCTTCGCCCGGGTGGCTGGCGTGGCCGAGGGGGCGGTGTCTGCCGATGGTCGCGTGGCGGGCAGCTATCTGCACGGGATGTTCGGGGATGACAGGTTCCGTGCGGCCTGGCTTGCATCGAACGGGGCCGACGCCTCGGATCTGGGATACCGGGCGACGGTGGAGCGCACGCTGGATGCCCTGGCTGCACATCTTGAGGCGCATCTGGATGTCGGGGGCCTTTTGGCGCTCGCCAGATGAAATCAGGCGGCGCCGATCG is part of the Roseovarius sp. THAF9 genome and encodes:
- a CDS encoding cobyric acid synthase; protein product: MPAIMIQGTGSNVGKSMLVAGLCRAARQRGLSVAPFKPQNMSNNAAVTANGGEIGRAQALQAMACGVALHTDMNPVLLKPETDVGAQVIVQGKRLTTAKASEYSGLKPTLLAAVQDSFARLRARHDLVIVEGAGSPAEINLRKGDIANMGFAAAADVPVVLCGDIDRGGVIAQIIGTQAVLPEADAARIGGFLINKFRGDPALFEDGYREIEARTGWRGYGVAPWFPEAWRLPAEDALDIADSPVQGAFHIVCLQLSRIANFDDLDPLTQESGVRVTMLQQGQVLPVDADLVIIPGSKSTRGDLDFLRRQGWDIDLLAHHRRGGRVLGICGGYQMLGRTVSDPAGIEGPPGDTPGLGLLDIETVMGGDKSLAQVEAHHVGLDLPFAGYEIHIGRSDGPDRARPFARVAGVAEGAVSADGRVAGSYLHGMFGDDRFRAAWLASNGADASDLGYRATVERTLDALAAHLEAHLDVGGLLALAR
- the cobO gene encoding cob(I)yrinic acid a,c-diamide adenosyltransferase is translated as MSDPSEAEKTARHNEKMKKIKAARDRMMEDKTEEKGLIMVHTGPGKGKSSSGFGMILRCIAHGMPCAVVQFIKGNWVTGEAEMLRNRFAEECRFFISGEGFTWETQDRERDIAAAQNGWNIAKEQIRDPEMKFVLLDEINIALRYDYIDIDEVVDFLLHEKPAMTHVCLTGRNAKPELIEAADLVTEMSLVKHPFRDGIKAQKGVEF
- a CDS encoding DUF1636 domain-containing protein; amino-acid sequence: MSTPIELLICIKCRKGQEIPEDERRPGQRLYEEVTARALPDGVTVTPVECLQNCDSGCTAAMRGGERWTYLYGNLDETSHPDMLLEGAVLYQQTEDGLIPWRQRPEHFKRNCVARIPPLTAKADQ